In one window of Pseudomonas chlororaphis subsp. chlororaphis DNA:
- a CDS encoding NAD(P)-dependent oxidoreductase yields MIKTLNHLPHPQEDGATLAGHFSDLAPPLNDRQAHLEASRCLYCYDAPCVNACPSEIDIPSFIRHIHTDNVQGAAQKILSANILGGSCARVCPTEILCQQACVRNNAQECAPVLIGLLQRYAVDNAHFSQHPFQRAAASGKRIAVVGAGPAGLSCAHRCAMHGHEVVIFEAREKAGGLNEYGIAKYKLVDDFAQKELDFLLQIGGIEIRHGHRLGDNLSLTELHQQFDAVFLGLGLAASKQLGLPHEDAPGLLAATDYIRELRQADDLTQLPLADRCIVLGAGNTAIDMAVQMARLGARDVNLVYRRGIEDMGATRHEQDIAKANQVRLLTWAAPEEVLLDAQGQVRGMRFARTWLVEGRLQTTGETFELAADAIFKAIGQAFDGAALSDPLARELKRAGERIEVDEQLRTSIPGVYAGGDCVSLGQDLTVQAVQHGKRAAEAMHAQLMLNVEAA; encoded by the coding sequence GTGATCAAGACCCTGAACCACTTGCCCCATCCCCAGGAGGATGGCGCCACCCTCGCCGGCCACTTCAGCGACCTGGCGCCGCCGCTCAACGACCGCCAGGCGCACCTGGAAGCCTCGCGCTGCCTGTATTGCTACGACGCGCCGTGCGTCAACGCCTGTCCCAGCGAGATCGACATTCCCTCGTTCATCCGCCATATCCACACCGACAACGTCCAGGGCGCGGCGCAAAAGATTCTCTCGGCCAATATCCTCGGCGGCAGCTGCGCCCGGGTGTGCCCGACGGAGATCCTGTGCCAGCAGGCCTGTGTGCGTAACAACGCCCAGGAGTGCGCGCCGGTGCTGATCGGCCTGTTGCAGCGCTACGCGGTGGACAACGCGCACTTCAGCCAGCACCCGTTCCAGCGCGCCGCCGCCAGCGGCAAGCGCATCGCCGTGGTCGGCGCCGGGCCGGCGGGGCTGTCGTGCGCCCACCGCTGCGCCATGCACGGCCATGAGGTGGTGATTTTCGAGGCCCGGGAAAAAGCCGGCGGCCTCAACGAATACGGGATCGCCAAGTACAAGCTGGTGGACGACTTCGCCCAGAAGGAACTGGATTTCCTGCTGCAGATCGGCGGCATCGAAATCCGCCACGGGCACAGACTCGGCGACAACCTGAGCCTCACCGAACTGCACCAGCAATTCGACGCGGTGTTCCTCGGCCTCGGCCTGGCCGCCAGCAAACAGCTGGGCCTGCCCCATGAGGACGCCCCCGGCCTGCTGGCCGCCACCGACTACATCCGCGAACTGCGCCAGGCCGACGACCTCACGCAACTGCCCCTGGCCGACCGCTGCATCGTCCTCGGCGCTGGCAACACCGCGATCGACATGGCGGTGCAGATGGCCCGCCTCGGCGCCCGCGATGTCAACCTGGTGTACCGCCGCGGCATCGAGGACATGGGCGCGACTCGCCATGAACAGGACATCGCCAAGGCCAATCAGGTACGCCTGCTGACCTGGGCCGCGCCCGAGGAAGTGCTGCTCGACGCCCAGGGCCAGGTGCGCGGCATGCGCTTCGCCCGCACCTGGCTGGTGGAGGGCCGCCTGCAAACCACCGGGGAAACCTTCGAGCTGGCCGCCGACGCGATCTTCAAGGCTATCGGCCAGGCGTTCGACGGTGCGGCCCTGAGCGACCCGCTGGCCCGCGAGCTCAAGCGCGCCGGCGAACGCATCGAAGTCGACGAACAGCTGCGCACCAGCATCCCCGGGGTGTATGCCGGCGGCGACTGCGTCAGCCTCGGCCAGGACCTCACGGTCCAGGCGGTGCAACACGGCAAGCGGGCCGCCGAAGCCATGCATGCCCAACTCATGCTCAACGTGGAGGCTGCGTAA
- the preA gene encoding NAD-dependent dihydropyrimidine dehydrogenase subunit PreA, with translation MADLSIVFAGIKAPNPFWLASAPPTDKAYNVVRAFEAGWGGVVWKTLGEDPAAVNVSSRYSAHFGANREVLGINNIELITDRSLEINLREITQVKKDWPDRALIVSLMVPCIEESWKNILPLVEATGADGIELNFGCPHGMPERGMGAAVGQVPEYVEQVTRWCKTYCSLPVIVKLTPNITDIRMAARAAHRGGADAVSLINTINSITSVDLERMVANPMVGSQSTHGGYCGSAVKPIALNMVAEIARDPQTRGLPICGIGGIGTWRDAAEFVALGCGAVQVCTAAMLHGFRIVEEMKDGLSRWMDSQGYHSLQDFSGRAVGNTTDWKYLDINYQVIARIDQDACIGCGRCHIACEDTSHQAIASLKQADGTHKYEVIDAECVGCNLCQITCPVQDCIEMVPQDTGKPFLDWQHDPRNPYREAV, from the coding sequence ATGGCCGATCTGTCGATTGTGTTCGCCGGTATCAAAGCCCCCAACCCGTTCTGGCTGGCCTCCGCGCCGCCGACCGACAAGGCCTACAACGTGGTCCGCGCCTTCGAGGCCGGCTGGGGTGGCGTGGTCTGGAAAACCCTGGGCGAGGACCCGGCGGCGGTCAACGTGTCGTCACGTTACTCGGCGCACTTCGGCGCCAACCGCGAAGTGCTGGGCATCAACAATATCGAACTGATCACCGACCGCTCCCTGGAGATCAACCTCAGGGAAATCACCCAGGTCAAGAAGGACTGGCCGGACCGTGCGCTGATCGTGTCGCTGATGGTGCCCTGCATCGAAGAGTCGTGGAAAAACATCCTGCCGCTGGTGGAAGCCACCGGCGCCGACGGCATCGAACTGAACTTCGGCTGCCCCCACGGTATGCCGGAGCGCGGCATGGGCGCGGCGGTCGGCCAGGTGCCGGAGTACGTGGAACAGGTCACCCGCTGGTGCAAGACCTATTGCTCGCTGCCGGTGATCGTCAAGCTGACGCCGAACATCACCGATATCCGCATGGCCGCCCGCGCGGCCCATCGCGGCGGCGCCGACGCGGTGTCGCTGATCAATACCATCAACTCGATCACCAGCGTCGATCTTGAGCGCATGGTGGCCAACCCGATGGTCGGCAGCCAGAGCACCCACGGCGGCTACTGCGGTTCGGCGGTCAAGCCGATTGCCCTGAACATGGTCGCCGAGATCGCCCGTGACCCGCAGACCCGCGGCCTGCCGATCTGCGGTATCGGCGGCATCGGCACCTGGCGCGACGCCGCGGAATTCGTCGCCCTGGGCTGCGGCGCGGTGCAGGTGTGCACGGCAGCGATGCTGCATGGCTTTCGCATTGTCGAGGAGATGAAGGACGGCCTGTCGCGGTGGATGGACAGCCAGGGTTATCACAGCCTGCAGGACTTCTCCGGGCGCGCGGTGGGCAACACCACCGACTGGAAGTACCTGGATATCAACTACCAGGTGATCGCCAGGATCGACCAGGACGCCTGCATCGGCTGCGGCCGCTGCCATATCGCCTGCGAAGATACCTCGCACCAGGCCATCGCCAGCCTCAAGCAGGCCGACGGCACGCATAAATATGAAGTGATCGACGCCGAATGCGTGGGCTGCAACCTGTGCCAGATCACCTGCCCGGTGCAGGACTGCATCGAGATGGTGCCCCAGGACACCGGCAAGCCGTTCCTCGACTGGCAGCACGACCCGCGCAATCCGTATCGCGAGGCGGTGTGA
- the hydA gene encoding dihydropyrimidinase, protein MSLLIRGATVITHDESYKADVLCADGVIKAIGQNLDPAGCEVLDGSGQYLMPGGIDPHTHMQLPFMGTVASEDFFSGTAAGLAGGTTSIIDFVIPNPQQSLLEAFHQWRGWAEKSASDYGFHVAITWWSEQVREEMAELVNQHGVNSFKHFMAYKNAIMAADDTLVASFERCLELGAVPTVHAENGELVYHLQRKLLAQGITGPEAHPLSRPSQVEGEAASRAIRIAETLGTPLYLVHVSTQEALDEITYARGKGQPVYGEVLAGHLLLDDSVYRHPDWQTAAGYVMSPPFRPRGHQDALWHGLQSGNLHTTATDHCCFCAEQKAAGRDDFSKIPNGTAGIEDRMAVLWDEGVNSGRLSMQDFVALTSTNAAKIFNLYPRKGAIRVGADADLVLWDPQGSRTISAATHHQQVDFNIFEGKTVRGVPSHTISQGKLVWADGDLRAERGAGRYIERPAYPAVFDLLSKRAEAHKPTAVKR, encoded by the coding sequence ATGTCTCTGTTGATCCGTGGCGCCACCGTTATTACCCATGATGAAAGTTATAAAGCCGATGTGTTGTGCGCCGACGGCGTGATCAAGGCCATCGGCCAGAATCTGGACCCCGCAGGCTGCGAAGTGCTCGACGGCAGTGGCCAATACCTGATGCCCGGCGGCATCGATCCCCACACCCATATGCAACTGCCCTTCATGGGCACCGTGGCCAGCGAAGACTTCTTCAGCGGCACCGCGGCGGGCCTGGCGGGCGGCACCACTTCGATCATCGACTTCGTGATTCCCAACCCGCAGCAATCGCTGCTGGAGGCTTTTCACCAGTGGCGCGGCTGGGCCGAGAAGTCGGCATCGGACTACGGCTTTCACGTGGCCATCACCTGGTGGAGCGAGCAGGTGCGCGAGGAAATGGCCGAGCTGGTGAACCAGCACGGGGTCAACAGCTTCAAGCATTTCATGGCCTACAAGAACGCGATCATGGCCGCCGACGACACCCTGGTGGCGAGCTTCGAGCGCTGCCTGGAACTCGGCGCGGTGCCGACGGTGCACGCGGAGAACGGCGAGCTGGTCTACCACCTGCAACGCAAGCTGCTGGCCCAGGGCATCACCGGGCCGGAAGCGCACCCGCTGTCGCGCCCTTCCCAGGTCGAAGGCGAAGCCGCCAGCCGGGCGATCCGTATCGCCGAAACCCTGGGCACGCCGCTGTACCTGGTGCATGTCTCGACCCAAGAGGCGCTGGACGAAATCACCTACGCCCGCGGCAAGGGCCAGCCGGTGTACGGCGAAGTGCTGGCCGGGCACCTGCTGCTGGACGACAGCGTGTACCGCCACCCCGACTGGCAGACCGCCGCCGGCTACGTGATGAGCCCGCCCTTCCGCCCTCGCGGCCATCAAGACGCGCTGTGGCACGGCCTGCAATCGGGCAACCTGCACACCACCGCCACCGACCACTGCTGCTTCTGCGCCGAACAGAAAGCCGCCGGCCGCGACGATTTCAGCAAGATCCCCAACGGCACCGCCGGCATCGAAGACCGCATGGCCGTGCTCTGGGACGAAGGGGTGAACAGCGGGCGCCTGTCGATGCAGGACTTCGTCGCCCTGACCTCCACCAACGCGGCGAAGATCTTCAACCTCTACCCGCGCAAGGGCGCGATCCGCGTCGGCGCCGATGCCGACCTGGTGCTCTGGGACCCGCAAGGCAGCCGCACCATCTCCGCTGCGACCCACCACCAGCAGGTGGACTTCAACATCTTCGAAGGCAAGACCGTGCGCGGCGTGCCCAGCCACACCATCAGCCAGGGCAAGCTGGTCTGGGCCGACGGCGACCTGCGCGCCGAACGCGGTGCCGGCCGCTACATCGAGCGCCCGGCCTATCCGGCGGTGTTCGACCTGCTGAGCAAGCGCGCCGAGGCGCACAAGCCGACCGCCGTCAAACGCTGA